The following are encoded in a window of Arthrobacter sp. NicSoilB4 genomic DNA:
- the nrdF gene encoding class 1b ribonucleoside-diphosphate reductase subunit beta — protein MTEKVKLLSHVEAINWNRIQDDKDVDVWNRLVNNFWLPEKIPLSNDVQSWATLTPDEQQLTMRVFTGLTLLDTIQGTVGAVSLIPDALTPHEEAVYTNIAFMESVHAKSYSSIFSTLASTKEIDEAFRWSTENVNLQKKAQIVMDYYQGDDPLKRKVASTLLESFLFYSGFYLPMYWSSRAKLTNTADLIRLIIRDEAVHGYYIGYKFQKGLEGLSEERKQEIKDYTFELLFELYENEVQYTHDLYDSVGLAEDVKKFLHYNANKALMNLGYEAMFPASVTDVNPAILSALSPNADENHDFFSGSGSSYVIGKAVNTEDDDWDF, from the coding sequence ATGACCGAGAAGGTCAAGCTGCTTAGCCACGTTGAAGCCATTAACTGGAACCGTATTCAGGACGACAAGGACGTGGACGTCTGGAACCGCCTGGTCAATAACTTCTGGCTGCCGGAGAAGATCCCGCTGTCCAACGACGTTCAGTCCTGGGCAACGCTGACCCCGGACGAGCAGCAGCTCACCATGCGCGTGTTCACGGGCCTGACCCTGCTGGACACCATCCAGGGCACCGTCGGCGCGGTCTCGCTGATCCCGGACGCGCTGACCCCGCACGAAGAGGCTGTTTACACGAACATCGCCTTCATGGAGTCGGTGCACGCCAAGAGCTACTCCTCCATCTTCTCCACGCTGGCCTCCACCAAGGAGATCGACGAGGCATTCCGCTGGTCCACCGAGAACGTGAACCTGCAGAAGAAGGCCCAGATCGTCATGGACTACTACCAGGGCGACGATCCCCTGAAGCGCAAGGTGGCCTCGACGCTGCTGGAGAGCTTCCTGTTCTACTCCGGCTTCTACCTGCCGATGTACTGGTCCTCGCGGGCCAAGCTGACGAACACGGCCGACCTGATCCGCCTGATCATCCGCGATGAGGCCGTGCACGGCTACTACATCGGCTACAAGTTCCAGAAGGGCCTGGAAGGCCTGTCCGAGGAGCGCAAGCAGGAGATCAAGGACTACACCTTCGAGCTGCTCTTCGAGCTGTACGAGAACGAAGTCCAGTACACGCACGACCTCTACGACTCCGTCGGCCTGGCCGAGGACGTCAAGAAGTTCCTGCACTACAACGCCAACAAGGCGCTGATGAACCTGGGCTACGAGGCCATGTTCCCGGCCTCGGTCACCGACGTGAACCCGGCCATCCTGTCGGCCCTGTCGCCGAACGCGGACGAGAACCACGACTTCTTCTCGGGTTCGGGTTCGTCCTATGTGATTGGCAAGGCTGTTAATACCGAGGATGACGACTGGGACTTCTAG
- the nrdE gene encoding class 1b ribonucleoside-diphosphate reductase subunit alpha: MPAAYQGLGYHELNAMLNLYGPNGEIQFEADREAAHQYFLQHVNNNTVFFHDLEEKLDYLVKNEYYERETLDQYTMNFIRELYNRAYKKKFRFETFLGAFKFYTSYTLKTFDGKRFLERYEDRVCMVALHLARGDEQLATQMVDEIIEGRFQPATPTFLNAGKRQRGELVSCFLLRIEDNMESIGRSINSALQLSKRGGGVAFALTNIREVGAPIKQIENQSSGVIPVMKLLEDSFSYANQLGARQGAGAVYLHAHHPDIYRFLDTKRENADEKIRIKTLSLGVVIPDITFELAKKDEDMYLFSPYDVEKVYGMPFSDVSVTEKYYEMVDDSRIKKTKIKAREFFQTLAEIQFESGYPYIMFEDTVNRENPIDGKIIMSNLCSEILQVSQPTTYHDDLSYDQTGKDISCNLGSLNIAKTMDSPDFGLTIETAIRSLSAVSDMSNITSVPSIARGNDQSHAIGLGQMNLHGYLARERVHYGSEEGLDFTNIYFYSVVFHAVRASNKLAIQTGQTFGGFEKSKYASGEFFDKYINREWVPQTAKVAELFKNIHIPTQADWQELKASVMEHGIYNQNLQAVPPTGSISYINNSTSSIHPVASKIEIRKEGKLGRVYYPAPYLTNDNLEYYQDAYEIGYEKVIDTYAAATQHVDQGLSLTLFFKDTATTRDINKAQIYAWKKGIKTIYYIRLRQLALEGTEVDGCVSCML, from the coding sequence ATGCCGGCCGCCTACCAGGGCCTGGGCTACCACGAGCTCAACGCCATGCTGAACCTCTACGGCCCGAACGGGGAGATCCAGTTCGAGGCCGACCGCGAGGCGGCGCACCAGTACTTCCTGCAGCACGTGAACAACAACACCGTGTTCTTCCACGACCTCGAGGAAAAGCTCGACTACCTCGTCAAGAACGAGTACTACGAGCGCGAAACCCTCGACCAGTACACGATGAACTTCATCCGCGAGCTCTACAACCGCGCGTACAAGAAGAAGTTCCGCTTCGAGACCTTCCTGGGCGCGTTCAAGTTCTACACCTCCTACACGCTGAAGACGTTCGACGGAAAGCGCTTCCTGGAGCGCTACGAGGACCGCGTCTGCATGGTGGCCCTGCACCTGGCCCGCGGCGACGAGCAGCTCGCCACCCAGATGGTCGACGAGATCATCGAGGGCCGCTTCCAGCCGGCCACCCCCACGTTCCTCAACGCCGGCAAGCGCCAGCGCGGCGAGCTGGTCTCCTGCTTCCTGCTCCGCATCGAAGACAACATGGAGTCGATCGGCCGGTCCATCAACTCCGCCCTGCAGCTGTCCAAGCGCGGCGGCGGCGTGGCCTTCGCGCTGACCAACATCCGCGAGGTCGGCGCGCCGATCAAGCAGATCGAGAACCAGTCCTCCGGCGTCATCCCCGTGATGAAGCTCCTCGAGGACAGCTTCTCCTACGCCAACCAGCTCGGTGCCCGCCAGGGTGCCGGCGCCGTGTACCTGCACGCGCACCACCCGGACATCTACCGCTTCCTGGACACCAAGCGCGAGAACGCGGACGAGAAGATCCGCATCAAGACCCTCTCCCTCGGCGTCGTCATCCCGGACATCACGTTCGAGCTGGCCAAGAAGGACGAGGACATGTACCTGTTCTCGCCGTACGACGTCGAAAAGGTCTACGGCATGCCGTTCTCCGACGTCTCGGTCACCGAGAAGTACTACGAGATGGTGGACGATTCCCGGATCAAGAAGACCAAGATCAAGGCGCGTGAGTTCTTCCAGACCCTCGCCGAGATCCAGTTCGAATCCGGCTACCCGTACATCATGTTCGAGGACACCGTGAACCGGGAAAACCCGATCGACGGCAAGATCATCATGTCCAACCTGTGCTCCGAGATCCTCCAGGTCTCCCAGCCCACGACGTATCACGATGACCTGTCCTACGACCAGACCGGCAAGGACATCTCCTGCAACCTGGGCTCGCTGAACATCGCCAAGACTATGGACTCGCCCGACTTCGGCCTGACCATCGAGACGGCCATCCGGTCCCTCTCGGCCGTCTCGGACATGTCCAACATCACCTCGGTACCCTCGATCGCCCGCGGCAATGACCAGAGCCACGCGATCGGCCTCGGCCAGATGAACCTGCACGGCTACCTGGCCCGTGAGCGGGTCCACTACGGCTCCGAAGAGGGCCTGGACTTCACCAACATCTACTTCTACTCGGTGGTGTTCCACGCCGTCCGCGCCTCCAACAAGCTGGCCATCCAGACCGGCCAGACCTTCGGCGGCTTCGAGAAGTCCAAGTACGCCTCCGGCGAGTTCTTCGACAAGTACATCAACCGGGAATGGGTCCCGCAGACCGCCAAGGTCGCGGAGCTGTTCAAGAACATCCACATCCCGACGCAGGCCGACTGGCAGGAGCTGAAGGCTTCCGTCATGGAGCACGGCATCTACAACCAGAACCTGCAGGCCGTCCCGCCGACGGGCTCGATCAGCTACATCAACAACTCCACCTCTTCGATCCACCCGGTGGCGTCCAAGATCGAGATCCGCAAGGAAGGCAAGCTGGGCCGCGTGTACTACCCGGCCCCGTACCTGACGAACGACAACCTGGAGTACTACCAGGACGCGTACGAGATCGGCTACGAGAAGGTCATCGACACGTACGCCGCGGCCACGCAGCACGTGGACCAGGGCCTGTCCCTGACGCTGTTCTTCAAGGACACCGCCACCACGCGCGACATCAACAAGGCCCAGATCTACGCCTGGAAGAAGGGCATCAAGACCATCTACTACATCCGTCTCCGCCAGCTCGCGCTGGAAGGGACCGAGGTGGACGGCTGCGTCAGCTGCATGCTGTAG
- the nrdI gene encoding class Ib ribonucleoside-diphosphate reductase assembly flavoprotein NrdI produces MALATAGTTPAADTAPAAEAARNPDTVRTTGSHLIYFSSTSENTARFIRKLGIDAARIPLHSREPALVATEPYVLVLPTYGGTGGEGSVPKQVIRFLNDPRNRQQLRGVIGAGNTNFGDNYCMAGDIIAAKCQVPHLYRFELMGTPEDVSRVQQGLEEFWTRLSKTPK; encoded by the coding sequence ATGGCACTGGCAACTGCCGGTACGACGCCGGCAGCAGACACGGCGCCGGCGGCGGAAGCAGCCCGGAACCCGGACACGGTCCGGACCACCGGCAGCCACCTCATCTACTTCTCCTCCACCTCCGAGAACACCGCACGCTTCATCAGGAAGCTGGGCATCGACGCCGCCCGGATTCCCCTCCACTCGAGGGAACCCGCGCTCGTGGCCACCGAACCCTACGTGCTGGTGCTTCCCACCTACGGAGGCACCGGGGGAGAGGGATCCGTTCCAAAGCAGGTCATCCGCTTCCTGAACGATCCGCGCAACCGGCAACAGCTCCGGGGAGTGATCGGGGCGGGCAACACGAATTTTGGGGACAACTACTGCATGGCCGGCGACATCATCGCCGCGAAATGCCAGGTCCCCCACCTATATCGATTCGAACTCATGGGGACGCCGGAAGACGTCAGCCGGGTACAACAAGGATTGGAAGAATTTTGGACACGACTGTCGAAGACACCGAAGTGA
- the nrdH gene encoding glutaredoxin-like protein NrdH, protein MTVTVYTKPACVQCNATYRALDKKGIAYQSVDISQDADALERLKALGYMQAPVVVTDQDHWSGFRPDKIEELAQASAVAVA, encoded by the coding sequence ATGACCGTTACGGTTTACACGAAGCCGGCTTGTGTTCAGTGCAACGCGACATACCGCGCGCTGGACAAGAAGGGCATCGCCTACCAGAGCGTCGACATCTCGCAGGACGCGGATGCCCTCGAGCGCCTGAAGGCCCTCGGCTACATGCAGGCCCCCGTCGTCGTCACGGACCAGGACCACTGGTCCGGCTTCCGCCCCGACAAGATCGAAGAACTGGCCCAGGCTTCCGCCGTCGCCGTGGCCTGA
- a CDS encoding class I SAM-dependent methyltransferase: protein MTMTEATGSGAARPTNEAAAPYTVPQPPAVVDAAIWPAIATVPSGLKTAVAGRVAEAIFKAAVRRLPLEVRYPDGTVLGKAATPGHTYPVMTMNRPQAFAARLGDGGLIGLGESYMAGDWDADNLTAVMEVFAARVGTLVPEPLQRLRALYLPRQPRKERNTEQNTRSNISRHYDLSNELFATFLDQTMTYSSALFPESGEALKTVAWDGFAAAQQAKIDRLLDKAGVGQGTRVLEIGTGWGELALRAAQRGATVYSVTLSSEQQELARKRVADAGYTDAVTIELKDYRAVEGEYDAVVSVEMIEAVGFEYWATYFQTIERVLAPGGKVAIQAITIAHDRLLATRSSYTWVHKYIFPGGVIPSVRAIEDITEKQTGLRVRERLAMGEHYAQTLRLWEERFMARSADVQGLGFDEIFQRMWLFYLCYSRAGFETGYLDVQQIVLDRRTAGEAAG from the coding sequence GTGACAATGACCGAAGCGACCGGATCGGGCGCGGCGCGCCCGACGAACGAGGCCGCAGCTCCCTACACCGTCCCGCAGCCGCCCGCGGTCGTCGACGCCGCCATCTGGCCCGCCATCGCCACGGTCCCGTCCGGCCTGAAAACCGCCGTCGCCGGCCGCGTGGCCGAGGCGATCTTCAAGGCCGCCGTCCGCCGGCTTCCGCTCGAAGTCCGCTACCCCGACGGCACCGTCCTCGGCAAGGCGGCCACGCCCGGACACACGTACCCCGTCATGACCATGAACCGGCCCCAGGCGTTCGCGGCCCGGCTCGGCGACGGCGGGCTGATCGGCCTGGGCGAGTCCTACATGGCCGGGGACTGGGACGCCGACAACCTGACCGCCGTGATGGAGGTCTTCGCCGCCCGCGTCGGGACCCTGGTGCCCGAGCCGCTGCAGAGACTGCGCGCGCTCTACCTGCCGCGCCAGCCGCGGAAGGAACGCAATACCGAGCAGAACACCCGCTCCAACATCTCCCGCCACTACGACCTCTCCAACGAGCTCTTCGCCACGTTCCTGGACCAGACCATGACGTACTCCAGTGCACTCTTCCCGGAATCGGGCGAGGCGCTGAAGACCGTGGCCTGGGACGGCTTCGCCGCCGCCCAGCAGGCCAAGATCGACCGGCTGCTGGACAAGGCCGGCGTCGGACAGGGGACCCGGGTGCTGGAAATCGGCACCGGCTGGGGCGAGCTCGCCCTCCGGGCCGCGCAGCGCGGCGCCACCGTCTACTCCGTCACCCTTTCGAGCGAGCAGCAGGAACTGGCCCGCAAACGCGTCGCCGACGCCGGCTACACCGACGCCGTCACGATCGAGCTCAAGGACTACCGCGCGGTCGAAGGCGAGTACGACGCCGTCGTCTCCGTCGAGATGATCGAGGCCGTGGGCTTCGAGTACTGGGCCACCTACTTCCAGACAATCGAACGGGTCCTGGCCCCCGGCGGGAAGGTGGCCATCCAGGCCATCACCATCGCGCACGACCGGCTGCTGGCCACCCGCTCCAGCTACACCTGGGTGCATAAGTACATTTTCCCGGGCGGCGTCATCCCCTCCGTGCGGGCCATCGAGGACATCACGGAGAAGCAGACCGGGCTGCGCGTCCGTGAGCGGCTCGCCATGGGGGAGCACTATGCCCAGACGCTGCGGCTCTGGGAGGAGCGCTTTATGGCCCGCTCCGCCGACGTCCAGGGGCTGGGCTTCGACGAGATCTTCCAGCGCATGTGGCTGTTCTACCTCTGCTACTCCCGCGCCGGCTTTGAGACCGGCTACCTCGACGTGCAGCAGATCGTGCTGGACCGTCGGACGGCGGGCGAGGCGGCGGGCTGA
- a CDS encoding DUF1365 domain-containing protein, which produces MSTTAAIYRTSIAHVRRTPLKNAFTYRSYSWYVDVDRLPVMPRLLQPLAGFSVADHLGDPDGTLRGNVEAFLATRGITLDGGRITMLASARVFGHVFNPLSLFWCHDAAGELRCVLAEVHNTYGERHCYLLETDDAGRASVPKAFYVSPFNDVDGEYRMKLPEPGERLAVSIVLEREGQQPFLASMDGERHEATVRNILAAALAVPLAPLRVSAQIRWQGIRLWARRLPIIKRPHHPSQEAVQ; this is translated from the coding sequence ATGAGCACCACGGCTGCCATCTACCGCACCTCCATCGCGCATGTGCGGCGCACCCCGCTGAAGAACGCGTTCACCTACCGCAGCTACAGCTGGTACGTCGACGTCGACCGGCTCCCCGTTATGCCCCGGCTGCTCCAGCCGCTCGCCGGCTTCAGCGTGGCGGACCACCTGGGCGACCCGGACGGGACGCTGCGCGGCAACGTCGAGGCGTTCCTGGCCACCCGGGGGATAACCCTCGACGGCGGCCGGATCACCATGCTGGCCAGCGCCCGGGTGTTCGGGCACGTCTTCAACCCGCTGAGCCTGTTCTGGTGCCACGACGCCGCCGGGGAGCTGCGCTGCGTCCTCGCCGAGGTCCACAACACCTACGGCGAACGGCACTGCTACCTCCTCGAAACGGACGACGCCGGCCGGGCCAGCGTGCCCAAGGCGTTCTACGTCTCACCTTTCAACGACGTCGACGGCGAGTACCGGATGAAACTCCCGGAACCCGGCGAACGGCTCGCCGTCTCGATCGTCCTCGAGCGCGAGGGGCAGCAACCCTTCCTCGCCAGCATGGACGGCGAACGGCACGAGGCCACGGTGCGGAACATCCTCGCCGCGGCGCTCGCGGTCCCGCTGGCACCGCTGCGCGTCTCCGCGCAGATCCGCTGGCAGGGAATCAGGCTTTGGGCACGTCGGCTGCCCATCATCAAACGACCACACCACCCCTCACAGGAGGCAGTCCAGTGA
- a CDS encoding FAD-dependent oxidoreductase translates to MSDAAGIPQGRRVAVIGSGVAGLTAAYVLNRQDTVTLFEADSRLGGHAHTHDVAQDGGPVLGIDTGFIVHNERTYPTLLRLFAELGIETQDSEMSMSVRCDGCGLEYAGARAKGRGILPRPSTLLRGRYLLMLLEVMRFYRRARALLAEEGKPELTLGEFLAREKFSSYFISHFMTPVVSAVWSCDPTTALAYPARYLFTFLGHHGLLGVAGSPQWRTVTGGSRTYVDKLAATLPDIRLSSPVTGVRRHAHGVELTVREGTSGARTENFDAVVIATHPAQALDMLTDASAAERDALAGMPYSVNHTVFHRDAAVLPSSDNAKASWNYRLPSCDARPDKVLVSYDMTRLQRLAPADMGRYIVSLGESELIADNTVIERMVYEHPQYTPESLKAQQQILALGDGRLAFAGAYHGWGFHEDGALSGVKAAERLGRSWDDPAVALNEEYRAVAVDPDLQTVSAEGS, encoded by the coding sequence GTGTCAGACGCAGCAGGGATTCCCCAGGGCCGGCGAGTAGCCGTGATTGGCAGCGGCGTGGCGGGACTGACCGCCGCGTACGTTCTGAACCGGCAGGACACCGTCACCCTCTTCGAGGCCGATTCCCGGCTCGGCGGCCACGCCCACACCCACGACGTGGCGCAGGACGGCGGCCCGGTGCTCGGGATCGACACCGGCTTCATCGTCCATAACGAGCGGACCTACCCCACGCTGCTGAGGCTCTTCGCCGAGCTGGGCATCGAAACGCAGGACTCCGAGATGAGCATGTCCGTCCGGTGCGACGGCTGCGGCCTGGAGTACGCCGGGGCACGGGCCAAGGGCCGCGGCATCCTGCCCCGGCCCTCCACCTTGCTGCGCGGACGCTACCTGCTGATGCTGCTCGAGGTGATGCGTTTCTACCGCCGGGCCCGCGCGCTGCTCGCCGAAGAGGGAAAGCCGGAGCTGACCCTGGGGGAGTTCCTGGCCCGGGAAAAGTTCAGCAGCTACTTCATCTCGCACTTCATGACGCCGGTGGTGAGCGCGGTCTGGTCCTGCGACCCCACCACGGCCCTGGCCTACCCGGCGCGCTACCTCTTCACGTTCCTGGGCCACCACGGCCTGCTCGGCGTCGCAGGGTCACCGCAGTGGCGCACCGTCACCGGCGGCTCGCGCACCTACGTGGACAAGCTCGCGGCGACTCTGCCCGACATTCGCCTCTCCAGCCCGGTCACCGGAGTGCGCCGCCACGCCCACGGCGTCGAGCTGACTGTCCGCGAAGGGACCAGCGGCGCCCGCACGGAGAACTTCGACGCCGTTGTGATCGCCACCCACCCGGCCCAGGCACTGGACATGCTCACCGACGCCTCGGCCGCCGAACGCGACGCGCTCGCCGGGATGCCGTACTCCGTCAACCACACCGTCTTCCACCGCGACGCCGCCGTGCTGCCGTCCAGTGACAACGCCAAGGCATCCTGGAACTACCGGCTGCCCTCCTGCGACGCCCGGCCGGACAAGGTGCTGGTCAGCTACGACATGACCCGGCTGCAGCGGCTGGCCCCTGCGGACATGGGGCGGTACATCGTCAGCCTGGGCGAATCCGAGCTGATCGCGGACAACACGGTGATCGAGCGGATGGTCTACGAGCACCCGCAGTACACCCCGGAATCCCTCAAGGCCCAGCAGCAGATCCTCGCACTCGGCGACGGGCGGCTGGCCTTCGCCGGGGCCTACCACGGCTGGGGTTTCCACGAGGACGGCGCCCTCTCCGGCGTCAAGGCCGCGGAACGGCTCGGACGTTCCTGGGACGACCCCGCCGTCGCGCTCAACGAGGAGTACCGTGCGGTCGCCGTCGACCCTGACCTGCAGACCGTCTCCGCGGAGGGCTCATGA
- a CDS encoding LysR family transcriptional regulator, which yields MINPVHLRTLVEVTRLGSFAAAATRLGYTASAVSQQMSALERDTGVELFQRSARSIHPTEAALVMTRHAAKVLTDIEALMAAASRTGDPARQELRLGIFPSLATFVLPRLLKNPAWKKLGIDLRVSVAEPAQTIQGLRAGGELDVALVYQVGQSGLAWPHTVNRQWIGDDDFRVVLPAAWGIGTESKVAADHLSDMPWIVHHPGTSDATVIERLFASCNLHPRVVAYSDDFHASLEMAAAGLGAALVPELALLHRPAGVVVLDVPEIRLARNVFALLINEKQTAQVQLFVELLADTFNSSTLKQAVPRKG from the coding sequence TTGATCAACCCCGTCCACCTGCGGACCCTAGTCGAAGTGACCCGGCTCGGATCCTTCGCGGCGGCCGCCACCCGGCTCGGCTACACCGCGTCGGCAGTATCCCAGCAGATGTCGGCACTGGAACGTGACACCGGCGTCGAGCTGTTCCAGCGCTCGGCGCGCAGCATCCACCCCACCGAAGCGGCCCTGGTCATGACCCGGCATGCGGCCAAGGTGCTCACGGACATTGAGGCGCTCATGGCGGCCGCCTCCCGCACCGGGGATCCCGCCCGGCAGGAACTCCGCCTGGGCATTTTCCCCAGCCTGGCCACGTTCGTGCTGCCGCGGCTCCTGAAAAACCCGGCCTGGAAGAAACTCGGGATCGACCTACGGGTGTCCGTGGCGGAGCCCGCCCAGACCATCCAGGGCCTGCGCGCCGGCGGCGAGCTCGACGTCGCCCTTGTGTACCAGGTGGGGCAGTCCGGCCTCGCGTGGCCGCACACCGTGAACCGGCAGTGGATCGGCGACGACGACTTCCGCGTGGTGCTGCCCGCGGCCTGGGGCATCGGCACGGAGTCCAAGGTCGCGGCGGACCACCTGTCCGACATGCCGTGGATTGTGCACCACCCAGGCACGTCCGACGCCACCGTGATCGAACGGCTCTTCGCCAGCTGCAACCTGCACCCCCGGGTGGTGGCGTACAGCGATGACTTCCATGCGAGCCTCGAGATGGCCGCGGCCGGGCTGGGCGCGGCCCTGGTTCCGGAACTGGCCCTGCTGCACCGCCCGGCCGGGGTGGTGGTGCTGGACGTTCCCGAGATCCGGCTGGCCCGCAACGTCTTTGCCCTGCTGATCAACGAGAAGCAGACCGCGCAGGTCCAGCTGTTCGTCGAACTGCTGGCCGACACGTTCAACTCCTCCACCCTGAAACAGGCCGTCCCCCGCAAGGGCTGA
- a CDS encoding aldehyde dehydrogenase family protein, which yields MQTVAPAVDRARELYDSGATRPLAWRLEQLRSLRRMLAERSTEFAEALASDLGKHATESLLTEIGFVSAEAAHLEKHLEAWLRPRPVAVPLAVQPARAWTELTPLGVVLVIGPWNYPLQLLLAPLAGALAAGNTAVLKPSEHAPATSAALARWIPEYLSGAAEVVQGGIPETTALLAMRFDHIFFTGGETAAKVVLRAAAEHLTPVTLELGGKSPAYVDSTTDLAKAAKRIAWGRFMNAGQTCVAPDYILATEQVLVPLERELVKAIGELFGPDSSRSASYGRIVDDRHFARIAALADGSTVVHGGERDAASLHFAPTLLRPAPGDAVMGEEIFGPLLPLVPVSGRDEAIRMINDGAKPLALYVFSNDAGTRRAFAERTSSGALCFDIPAAHLMVPGLPFGGVGGSGMGAYHGEHSLRTFSHERPTLAKPQRPDTLALIYPPYSPAKHRIISALAGMGTGLRRRPRRG from the coding sequence ATGCAAACCGTTGCCCCCGCCGTCGACCGCGCCCGTGAACTCTATGACTCCGGAGCGACGCGTCCGCTGGCCTGGCGGCTGGAGCAACTGCGCAGCCTGCGCCGGATGCTGGCCGAGCGCAGCACGGAGTTCGCCGAAGCACTGGCCAGCGATCTGGGCAAGCACGCCACGGAGTCCCTGCTGACGGAAATCGGCTTTGTCAGCGCCGAAGCCGCGCACCTGGAAAAGCACCTCGAAGCCTGGCTGCGGCCGCGCCCGGTCGCGGTGCCGCTCGCCGTCCAGCCGGCCAGGGCGTGGACGGAGCTGACCCCGCTGGGGGTGGTGCTGGTGATCGGCCCGTGGAACTACCCGCTGCAGCTGCTGCTCGCCCCGCTGGCCGGCGCCCTCGCCGCCGGCAACACAGCGGTGCTCAAACCGAGCGAACACGCCCCGGCCACCTCGGCGGCCCTCGCTCGCTGGATCCCGGAGTACCTGTCCGGTGCGGCGGAAGTGGTCCAGGGCGGCATTCCGGAAACCACGGCCCTGCTGGCCATGCGCTTCGACCACATCTTCTTCACCGGAGGCGAAACCGCGGCCAAGGTGGTGCTGCGCGCGGCGGCGGAGCACCTGACTCCGGTCACCCTGGAACTGGGCGGCAAGTCCCCGGCCTACGTGGACTCCACCACGGACCTGGCCAAGGCGGCCAAACGGATCGCATGGGGCCGGTTCATGAACGCCGGCCAGACCTGTGTGGCGCCCGACTACATCCTGGCCACCGAGCAGGTACTGGTGCCGCTGGAGCGGGAGCTGGTCAAGGCGATCGGTGAGCTCTTTGGCCCGGACTCCTCCCGCAGCGCGTCCTACGGCCGGATTGTCGACGACCGCCACTTCGCCCGGATCGCCGCCCTCGCCGACGGCAGCACCGTGGTCCACGGCGGCGAACGGGACGCCGCGAGCCTCCACTTTGCCCCGACCCTTCTCCGGCCCGCCCCCGGGGACGCGGTCATGGGGGAGGAGATCTTCGGCCCGCTGCTCCCGCTGGTTCCGGTCTCCGGACGGGATGAGGCGATCCGGATGATCAACGACGGCGCCAAGCCGCTGGCGCTGTACGTGTTCAGCAACGACGCCGGAACGCGCCGGGCCTTCGCCGAACGCACCTCCTCGGGGGCGTTGTGCTTCGACATCCCGGCGGCGCACCTGATGGTCCCGGGACTGCCCTTCGGCGGGGTCGGCGGCAGCGGCATGGGCGCGTACCACGGGGAGCACTCGCTGCGGACGTTCTCCCATGAGCGGCCCACCCTGGCCAAGCCGCAGCGGCCGGACACCCTGGCGCTCATCTATCCGCCCTACAGCCCCGCCAAGCACCGGATCATCAGTGCCCTCGCCGGCATGGGGACGGGACTGCGCAGGCGGCCCCGACGGGGCTAA
- a CDS encoding DUF2004 domain-containing protein, protein MNKVASKHFGEVELNHGRDHNLTAKHELAGQIVELDLNVNAHDHFDEAAMHKVDYRLRFLPELVDQVREMIAEELEQDGTSPQEYRHFHCNAIKDEHLRKVFGVEDKSQLTDAVFLKALKLGHVGIFPGQPERYFVMDFTLGSHFTDEVLVASADEDGVVDDEILWES, encoded by the coding sequence ATGAACAAGGTAGCGAGCAAGCACTTCGGAGAGGTCGAGCTCAACCACGGGAGGGACCACAACCTCACCGCCAAGCATGAACTGGCGGGCCAGATCGTGGAGCTTGACCTGAATGTCAATGCGCATGACCATTTCGACGAAGCGGCCATGCATAAAGTTGACTACCGGTTGCGTTTCCTGCCCGAGCTCGTGGACCAGGTCCGCGAAATGATCGCCGAGGAACTGGAGCAGGACGGCACCAGCCCGCAGGAGTACAGGCACTTCCACTGCAACGCGATCAAGGACGAGCACCTGCGGAAGGTGTTCGGCGTCGAGGATAAGAGCCAGCTCACTGACGCGGTGTTCCTCAAGGCGCTGAAGCTCGGCCATGTGGGCATCTTCCCCGGCCAGCCGGAACGCTATTTCGTTATGGACTTCACCCTGGGTTCGCACTTCACCGACGAGGTACTGGTGGCCTCCGCGGACGAGGACGGCGTCGTCGACGACGAGATCCTCTGGGAATCCTGA